The proteins below come from a single Candidatus Limnocylindria bacterium genomic window:
- a CDS encoding DUF5667 domain-containing protein, whose amino-acid sequence MDRLIESVARGERGLASIRDAKLREAVRVALRMHKYAPNGLDALARERMRDRVLGSVRPRRPTLADRAAIAFVMLAKPAPYAVRAIAVGAICVATVAGATVAGADTLPNDALYSLKLAGEDLRLTLAVSAGDRAAVQLSIAEHRLAEAEALAASGRDEDALVASSAYSQQIAQSAAELAELEELQPEVVALVAQLDDRFNEQRSRVQLLATKLSADPSTQRASEIMAVVAAPTLAPGLVGVQRIAETAAGVAEDLASQTALPAAPRASPLPRASRAAEVVRRNADAARAAADRAKAKGGKNKNAGDRRYDDYGERD is encoded by the coding sequence TTGGATCGCCTCATCGAGAGCGTCGCACGTGGGGAGCGCGGACTGGCATCGATCCGTGACGCGAAACTTCGGGAGGCCGTGCGCGTTGCGCTTCGTATGCACAAGTACGCCCCGAACGGTCTCGATGCGCTTGCGCGTGAGCGCATGCGGGACCGCGTGCTGGGTTCGGTGCGACCGCGCCGACCGACGCTCGCCGATCGCGCTGCCATCGCGTTCGTGATGCTCGCGAAACCCGCTCCATATGCGGTGCGCGCCATCGCCGTCGGCGCGATCTGCGTCGCGACTGTCGCGGGCGCGACCGTCGCGGGTGCGGACACGCTTCCGAACGACGCGCTCTACTCGCTGAAGCTTGCGGGTGAAGATCTGCGTCTCACACTCGCCGTGAGTGCGGGCGATCGCGCCGCGGTACAGCTTTCCATCGCGGAACACCGCCTCGCAGAAGCCGAGGCGCTCGCGGCGAGCGGCAGGGACGAGGATGCGCTCGTCGCATCGAGTGCGTACTCACAGCAGATCGCGCAGTCCGCCGCCGAGCTCGCCGAGCTCGAGGAGCTGCAACCTGAAGTGGTAGCGCTCGTGGCCCAGCTTGACGACCGTTTCAACGAGCAGCGCTCCCGCGTACAGCTGCTCGCGACCAAGCTGTCCGCGGACCCGAGCACCCAGCGGGCGTCCGAGATCATGGCCGTCGTGGCCGCCCCCACGCTGGCGCCGGGCCTCGTGGGGGTGCAGCGGATCGCCGAGACAGCCGCTGGCGTGGCGGAGGACCTGGCGTCCCAGACGGCCCTTCCAGCCGCTCCGCGGGCAAGCCCGCTGCCCAGGGCGTCGCGAGCGGCGGAAGTCGTGCGCCGCAACGCCGACGCCGCGCGCGCCGCGGCTGACCGCGCCAAGGCGAAGGGCGGTAAGAACAAGAACGCCGGCGACAGGCGCTACGACGACTACGGGGAGCGCGACTAG